The bacterium region CCGGTTCGGGTGATGGCACAGATCCGCGAGCCAATCTCCTCCAGACGGCCCAGACTTCCCTGAGGTTTAATCAGATTGTCCCAGCGTTCCTGAGCACTTTTGAAAAATTGCACAACAACGGGTTCGATTCCTGGTATTTTCATCACATCCTCACTTCAATTGAAAAGGCAAACCGCTGACCATGAAAATTACTCGATCAGCAACTTCTGCAATCCTTTGATTCGCTATACCGGCAAGATCTCGAAAGAGACGTCCGGAGTCATTTTCGGGCACAATACCCATGCCGACTTCGTTTGTTACTACAATCGTAGTGGATGCCCTTGCTTGAAGCGCTTCTACCAAACGGGCAACTTCAGTTTCGATTTGTTGCCGATTGTAGGAACGCATCAGAAGATTCGAAAGCCACAGCGTAATGCAGTCCACCACCATTGTTCCGCTGGAACGTCGTTCCAATGTTTGTGCCAAAAACACCGGCTCCTCAAGCGTGATCCAGTCATCTCCCCTATCCAATTGGTGCTTGCGGATCCGGTCCTTCATTTCTTGATCCAAAGCCTCGGCAGTTGCAAGGAAGATTCTGGGCGAATGACCGGAAGCAAGTTCCAGAGCCATTCGACTCTTTCCGCTTCTCGCTCCACCTGTTATGAGTACAACTTTTGTGTTTCCCATTTGTTCCAGAATCGTTTAAATGTTTTTAGACTTTCCAGCAGATGATCCAGTTGAAAAACCTCCAGAATGAGTGTCTCGCTGTATTTGATCTCATCCATTTTCTCCATCAACTGGTGAGTGCTTCTTCTGTCTTTCGGGGAAAGTCCATTGTGATCGATCCCTTTCTTCAATCCGTGAAGATGAATGATTTTCGTTTCACGGAGATGCTTGTTGAGGTGGTTCTTGACCGGGAAATGATTCACGCGCAGATGCCCTATATCGATGCATTTGGCAAGACCATACCGGTCCACAAGATCTGCCACCCATGAAAACGGATACGCTAGATTTTCAACGCAGAGAGATTGGGGTACGATACCCGATTCCAGCAATTCTTCGGTTGATTTGCAGAGCTGGTCGCGCCACTTCTGCAAATCTTTGAACGGCGTTCCCTCGGGGTTGCGGCTCGCATAATGGAAAACGAAATGTTTGCAGCGCAAGCGGACACCAACTTCATAAATCCGCTGAATCATTGCAACGGAATCTCTCCGGAATGATTCATTTTCATGTCCCGGGTATGCATCCAGAGGCAGATGAACCGAATACGTTATGTTTTTTGATTCCGCCAGTTCATTCAAGTAACGAATGGTGGAAGCATCCGGAATATTCGAAATCGTATTCCCTTCAAACAGCAAAAGCTGTATCTCATCTAAGAAATCGCCCAGGAGCTCGACGTTCGGAACAATTTCGCCCGGATAGATATAAGAAGTGGTCCCCAATCGAAACGGAAAACTGCCCTTCATTCCCGCAAAAGATTTCAGCAAGCTTCGCGCTTGCTCCAGT contains the following coding sequences:
- the cobU gene encoding bifunctional adenosylcobinamide kinase/adenosylcobinamide-phosphate guanylyltransferase is translated as MGNTKVVLITGGARSGKSRMALELASGHSPRIFLATAEALDQEMKDRIRKHQLDRGDDWITLEEPVFLAQTLERRSSGTMVVDCITLWLSNLLMRSYNRQQIETEVARLVEALQARASTTIVVTNEVGMGIVPENDSGRLFRDLAGIANQRIAEVADRVIFMVSGLPFQLK
- a CDS encoding sugar phosphate isomerase/epimerase encodes the protein MKVSLEQARSLLKSFAGMKGSFPFRLGTTSYIYPGEIVPNVELLGDFLDEIQLLLFEGNTISNIPDASTIRYLNELAESKNITYSVHLPLDAYPGHENESFRRDSVAMIQRIYEVGVRLRCKHFVFHYASRNPEGTPFKDLQKWRDQLCKSTEELLESGIVPQSLCVENLAYPFSWVADLVDRYGLAKCIDIGHLRVNHFPVKNHLNKHLRETKIIHLHGLKKGIDHNGLSPKDRRSTHQLMEKMDEIKYSETLILEVFQLDHLLESLKTFKRFWNKWETQKLYS